A section of the Bryobacteraceae bacterium genome encodes:
- the galK gene encoding galactokinase produces the protein MSRTQTAGRVAVPGRVNLIGEHIDYHNLPVLPVALDRRIIADWRALEEPVVRAASEGFAPREFRLAAPVKPWPAGDWGNYVKAAAAAALGRWPLDRGVELEIRSTLPAAAGLSSSTALMTACALALLQANGVEAGFEELMEILPEGEYFVGTRGGGMDHAAVLASREGCALVVEFAPVRVTPVPIPPGWAFLVADSGRRAEKSAAVREQYNERRFAGQRAAARLGFSSLREALERESAEELERAAQQKLEGMEQRCFLHVAGEAARVRQAVQALQEADAGRFGRLLDESHASLRDLLGVSTPELDALTAAARAAGALGARLTGAGFGGAAVVLCREEDVERVASGLEARYYGGAAGPRLFRAVPSAGALELIARAGE, from the coding sequence TTGAGCCGGACTCAAACCGCCGGGCGCGTGGCCGTGCCCGGACGCGTGAATCTGATCGGCGAACATATCGACTACCACAATCTGCCGGTGCTGCCGGTGGCCCTCGACCGGCGCATCATCGCGGACTGGCGCGCGCTTGAAGAGCCGGTGGTCCGCGCCGCCAGCGAAGGATTCGCCCCGCGCGAGTTCCGCCTGGCGGCCCCGGTAAAGCCCTGGCCGGCAGGCGACTGGGGCAACTACGTGAAGGCCGCCGCGGCAGCGGCGCTCGGCCGCTGGCCGCTCGACCGAGGCGTGGAGCTGGAGATTCGTTCCACGCTGCCCGCGGCCGCCGGCCTCTCATCTTCCACCGCGCTGATGACGGCCTGCGCCCTGGCCCTTCTTCAGGCCAACGGCGTCGAGGCCGGATTTGAGGAGTTGATGGAGATCCTGCCCGAAGGCGAATATTTCGTCGGCACGCGCGGCGGCGGCATGGATCATGCGGCGGTGCTCGCCTCGCGCGAGGGCTGCGCCCTGGTGGTCGAGTTTGCCCCGGTGCGGGTCACGCCCGTGCCAATTCCGCCAGGCTGGGCCTTTCTGGTGGCTGACAGCGGGCGGCGGGCGGAGAAATCGGCCGCCGTGCGCGAGCAGTACAACGAGCGGCGCTTCGCCGGACAGCGCGCGGCCGCGCGGCTGGGCTTTTCCAGTCTTCGCGAGGCGCTTGAACGGGAAAGCGCCGAAGAGCTGGAACGCGCGGCGCAGCAGAAGCTGGAGGGGATGGAGCAGCGCTGTTTCCTGCATGTTGCCGGCGAGGCGGCGCGCGTGCGCCAGGCGGTGCAGGCGCTGCAAGAAGCCGATGCCGGACGCTTCGGGCGTCTCCTCGATGAGTCCCACGCGAGCCTGCGGGACCTGCTGGGCGTGAGCACGCCGGAGCTGGACGCGCTGACCGCGGCGGCGCGCGCCGCGGGCGCCCTGGGCGCGCGGCTCACCGGTGCGGGCTTCGGCGGCGCGGCGGTCGTCCTCTGCCGGGAGGAAGACGTGGAACGAGTCGCGTCAGGGCTCGAAGCCCGTTATTACGGCGGTGCCGCCGGGCCGCGGCTGTTCCGCGCCGTGCCCTCCGCCGGCGCGCTCGAGCTCATTGCCAGAGCCGGCGAATGA